A DNA window from Pogona vitticeps strain Pit_001003342236 chromosome 2, PviZW2.1, whole genome shotgun sequence contains the following coding sequences:
- the KHSRP gene encoding far upstream element-binding protein 2 isoform X1, giving the protein MSDYTAGGPPPPSAVPPGAGGGAGTAGPPNQGGGGSGGGGAGQAGGAAGPGPGGIRKDAFADAVQRARQIAAKIGGDSATTVNNTTPDFGFGGQKRQLEDGDQPESKKMAPQPEPMPPPPQLGPIHPPPRSTVTEEYRVPDGMVGLIIGRGGEQINKIQQDSGCKVQISPDSGGLPERSVSLTGSPDSVQKAKMMLDDIVSRGRGGPPGQFHDNANGQNGTVQEIMIPAGKAGLVIGKGGETIKQLQERAGVKMILIQDGSQNTNVDKPLRIVGDPYKVQQACEMVMDILRERDQGGFGDRNEYGSRIGGGIDVPVPRHSVGVVIGRSGEMIKKIQNDAGVRIQFKQDDGTGPEKIAHIMGPPDRCEHAARIINDLLQSLRSGPPGPPGSGMPPGGRGRGRGQGNWGPPGGEMTFSIPTHKCGLVIGRGGENVKAINQQTGAFVEISRQLPPNGDPNFKLFIIRGSPQQIDHAKQLIEEKIEGPLCPVGPGPGPGGPPGPAPMGPFNPGPFSQGPPSAPPHPGGPPPPQYPPQGWGNAYPQWQPPAPHDPSKAAAAAADPNAAWAAYYSHYYQQPPGPVPGAPPAPTAPPVQGEPPQPPPTGQSDYTKAWEEYYKKLGQQPQQPGAPPQQDYTKAWEEYYKKQAAQVATGAGPAAPPGPQPDYSAAWAEYYRQQAAYYGQTPGAGGPVPPPTQQGQQAQ; this is encoded by the exons ATGTCGGACTATACCGCCGGCGGTCCTCCGCCGCCGTCTGCTGTGCCGCCGGGCGCCGGCGGAGGAGCTGGGACGGCCGGGCCTCCAAACCAGGGCGGCGGAGGAAGCGGCGGCGGTGGGGCCGGGCAGGCCGGCGGAGCGGCGGGTCCCGGTCCTGGCGGAATCCGCAAGGACGCCTTCGCCGATGCAGTTCAGCGCGCCCGGCAG ATAGCAGCTAAAATTGGAGGGGACTCGGCCACAACAGTGAACAACACTACTCCTGACTTTGGATTTGGTGGTCAGAAGAGGCAACTGGAAGATGGAG accAGCCAGAGAGCAAAAAAATGGCCCCTCAGCCTGAAC CCATGCCACCACCCCCTCAGCTTGGACCGATCCATCCTCCTCCCAG GTCTACAGTGACTGAAGAGTACAGAGTACCTGATGGCATGGTGGGACTCA TCATAGGAAGAGGTGGAGAGCAGATCAACAAAATACAGCAGGACTCTGGATGCAAAGTACAGATCTCACCAG ACAGTGGAGGATTGCCAGAGCGAAGTGTATCTCTCACTGGATCACCAGACTCTGTCCA AAAAGCAAAAATGATGCTTGATGATATCGTATCTCGAGGGCGTGGTGGACCACCGGGTCAGTTCCATGATAATGCCAACGGGCAGAATGGTACAGTGCAGGAAATCATGATCCCAGCTGGGAAAGCTGGTCTGGTGATCGGCAAGGGAGGAGAGACCATTAAACAGTTGCAG GAGCGAGCTGGAGTGAAAATGATTTTAATTCAGGATGGTTCACAAAACACGAATGTAGATAAGCCTCTTCGGATAGTTGGAGACCCTTACAAAGTACAG CAAGCCTGTGAAATGGTAATGGATATCTTACGAGAACGGGACCAGGGAGGCTTTGGTGACAGAAACGAATACGGTTCCAGAATTGGTGGAGGAATAGAT GTCCCTGTGCCTAGGCATTCTGTAGGCGTGGTCATTGGACGCAGCGGtgaaatgattaaaaaaatacagaatgatgCTGGAGTTCGGATACAGTTCAagcaag ATGATGGAACGGGTCCTGAGAAGATCGCCCATATCATGGGTCCTCCTGACAGATGTGAACACGCTGCCCGGATTATCAATGACCTTCTCCAGAGTCTCCGG AGTGGTCCACCAGGTCCCCCAGGCTCAGGAATGCCTCCTGGAGGCAGAGGGCGAGGCAGAGGGCAGGGTAACTGGGGGCCTCCTGGAGGAGAGATGACCTTCTCTATCCCTACTCACAAGTGTGGGCTGGTTATTGGCAGAG GTGGAGAAAATGTAAAGGCCATAAACCAGCAGACGGGAGCCTTCGTAGAAATATCTCGGCAGCTACCACCCAACGGAGACCCTAATTTCAAACTGTTTATCATCCGTGGCTCACCTCAGCAGATCGATCATGCCAAGCAACTGATTGAGGAGAAGATAGAG ggTCCTCTCTGTCCAGTTGGACCAGGACCTGGGCCTGGGGGACCTCCTGGACCAGCACCCATGGGCCCCTTCAACCCTGGGCCTTTCAGTCAAGGGCCACCCAGTGCACCCCCTCA cccTGGAGGACCACCACCTCCACAATACCCACCCCAAGGCTGGGGAAATGCCTACCCTCAGTGGCAGCCTCCTGCTCCTCACGACCCAA gtaaagcagcagcagcagcagcagacccCAACGCCGCCTGGGCAGCCTATTACTCGCACTACTACCAGCAGCCTCCGGGCCCAGTTCCGGGGGCACCGCCAGCCCCCACAGCACCGCCAGTGCAAGGAGAGCCACCCCAGCCGCCCCCCACCGGACAGTCCGATTACACTAAAGCATGGGAGGAATATTACAAAAAACTAG GCCAGCAACCCCAGCAGCCTGGAGCTCCACCACAACAGGACTACACAAAAGCCTGGGAAGAATATTATAAGAAGCAAG cagcTCAGGTAGCTACTGGGGCAGGGCCAGCAGCACCACCAGGACCTCAGCCAGACTACAGTGCAGCCTGGGCAGAATACTACAGACAACAAGCCGCCTACTATGGACAGACACCTGGGGCTGGTGGCCCAGTACCACCACCGACACAGCAGGGACAGCAG GCTCAGTGA
- the KHSRP gene encoding far upstream element-binding protein 2 isoform X2, which yields MSDYTAGGPPPPSAVPPGAGGGAGTAGPPNQGGGGSGGGGAGQAGGAAGPGPGGIRKDAFADAVQRARQIAAKIGGDSATTVNNTTPDFGFGGQKRQLEDGDQPESKKMAPQPEPMPPPPQLGPIHPPPRSTVTEEYRVPDGMVGLIIGRGGEQINKIQQDSGCKVQISPDSGGLPERSVSLTGSPDSVQKAKMMLDDIVSRGRGGPPGQFHDNANGQNGTVQEIMIPAGKAGLVIGKGGETIKQLQERAGVKMILIQDGSQNTNVDKPLRIVGDPYKVQQACEMVMDILRERDQGGFGDRNEYGSRIGGGIDVPVPRHSVGVVIGRSGEMIKKIQNDAGVRIQFKQDDGTGPEKIAHIMGPPDRCEHAARIINDLLQSLRSGPPGPPGSGMPPGGRGRGRGQGNWGPPGGEMTFSIPTHKCGLVIGRGGENVKAINQQTGAFVEISRQLPPNGDPNFKLFIIRGSPQQIDHAKQLIEEKIEGPLCPVGPGPGPGGPPGPAPMGPFNPGPFSQGPPSAPPHPGGPPPPQYPPQGWGNAYPQWQPPAPHDPSKAAAAAADPNAAWAAYYSHYYQQPPGPVPGAPPAPTAPPVQGEPPQPPPTGQSDYTKAWEEYYKKLGQQPQQPGAPPQQDYTKAWEEYYKKQAQVATGAGPAAPPGPQPDYSAAWAEYYRQQAAYYGQTPGAGGPVPPPTQQGQQAQ from the exons ATGTCGGACTATACCGCCGGCGGTCCTCCGCCGCCGTCTGCTGTGCCGCCGGGCGCCGGCGGAGGAGCTGGGACGGCCGGGCCTCCAAACCAGGGCGGCGGAGGAAGCGGCGGCGGTGGGGCCGGGCAGGCCGGCGGAGCGGCGGGTCCCGGTCCTGGCGGAATCCGCAAGGACGCCTTCGCCGATGCAGTTCAGCGCGCCCGGCAG ATAGCAGCTAAAATTGGAGGGGACTCGGCCACAACAGTGAACAACACTACTCCTGACTTTGGATTTGGTGGTCAGAAGAGGCAACTGGAAGATGGAG accAGCCAGAGAGCAAAAAAATGGCCCCTCAGCCTGAAC CCATGCCACCACCCCCTCAGCTTGGACCGATCCATCCTCCTCCCAG GTCTACAGTGACTGAAGAGTACAGAGTACCTGATGGCATGGTGGGACTCA TCATAGGAAGAGGTGGAGAGCAGATCAACAAAATACAGCAGGACTCTGGATGCAAAGTACAGATCTCACCAG ACAGTGGAGGATTGCCAGAGCGAAGTGTATCTCTCACTGGATCACCAGACTCTGTCCA AAAAGCAAAAATGATGCTTGATGATATCGTATCTCGAGGGCGTGGTGGACCACCGGGTCAGTTCCATGATAATGCCAACGGGCAGAATGGTACAGTGCAGGAAATCATGATCCCAGCTGGGAAAGCTGGTCTGGTGATCGGCAAGGGAGGAGAGACCATTAAACAGTTGCAG GAGCGAGCTGGAGTGAAAATGATTTTAATTCAGGATGGTTCACAAAACACGAATGTAGATAAGCCTCTTCGGATAGTTGGAGACCCTTACAAAGTACAG CAAGCCTGTGAAATGGTAATGGATATCTTACGAGAACGGGACCAGGGAGGCTTTGGTGACAGAAACGAATACGGTTCCAGAATTGGTGGAGGAATAGAT GTCCCTGTGCCTAGGCATTCTGTAGGCGTGGTCATTGGACGCAGCGGtgaaatgattaaaaaaatacagaatgatgCTGGAGTTCGGATACAGTTCAagcaag ATGATGGAACGGGTCCTGAGAAGATCGCCCATATCATGGGTCCTCCTGACAGATGTGAACACGCTGCCCGGATTATCAATGACCTTCTCCAGAGTCTCCGG AGTGGTCCACCAGGTCCCCCAGGCTCAGGAATGCCTCCTGGAGGCAGAGGGCGAGGCAGAGGGCAGGGTAACTGGGGGCCTCCTGGAGGAGAGATGACCTTCTCTATCCCTACTCACAAGTGTGGGCTGGTTATTGGCAGAG GTGGAGAAAATGTAAAGGCCATAAACCAGCAGACGGGAGCCTTCGTAGAAATATCTCGGCAGCTACCACCCAACGGAGACCCTAATTTCAAACTGTTTATCATCCGTGGCTCACCTCAGCAGATCGATCATGCCAAGCAACTGATTGAGGAGAAGATAGAG ggTCCTCTCTGTCCAGTTGGACCAGGACCTGGGCCTGGGGGACCTCCTGGACCAGCACCCATGGGCCCCTTCAACCCTGGGCCTTTCAGTCAAGGGCCACCCAGTGCACCCCCTCA cccTGGAGGACCACCACCTCCACAATACCCACCCCAAGGCTGGGGAAATGCCTACCCTCAGTGGCAGCCTCCTGCTCCTCACGACCCAA gtaaagcagcagcagcagcagcagacccCAACGCCGCCTGGGCAGCCTATTACTCGCACTACTACCAGCAGCCTCCGGGCCCAGTTCCGGGGGCACCGCCAGCCCCCACAGCACCGCCAGTGCAAGGAGAGCCACCCCAGCCGCCCCCCACCGGACAGTCCGATTACACTAAAGCATGGGAGGAATATTACAAAAAACTAG GCCAGCAACCCCAGCAGCCTGGAGCTCCACCACAACAGGACTACACAAAAGCCTGGGAAGAATATTATAAGAAGCAAG cTCAGGTAGCTACTGGGGCAGGGCCAGCAGCACCACCAGGACCTCAGCCAGACTACAGTGCAGCCTGGGCAGAATACTACAGACAACAAGCCGCCTACTATGGACAGACACCTGGGGCTGGTGGCCCAGTACCACCACCGACACAGCAGGGACAGCAG GCTCAGTGA
- the KHSRP gene encoding far upstream element-binding protein 2 isoform X3 → METSQRAKKWPLSLNPCHHPLSLDRSILLPVIGRGGEQINKIQQDSGCKVQISPDSGGLPERSVSLTGSPDSVQKAKMMLDDIVSRGRGGPPGQFHDNANGQNGTVQEIMIPAGKAGLVIGKGGETIKQLQERAGVKMILIQDGSQNTNVDKPLRIVGDPYKVQQACEMVMDILRERDQGGFGDRNEYGSRIGGGIDVPVPRHSVGVVIGRSGEMIKKIQNDAGVRIQFKQDDGTGPEKIAHIMGPPDRCEHAARIINDLLQSLRSGPPGPPGSGMPPGGRGRGRGQGNWGPPGGEMTFSIPTHKCGLVIGRGGENVKAINQQTGAFVEISRQLPPNGDPNFKLFIIRGSPQQIDHAKQLIEEKIEGPLCPVGPGPGPGGPPGPAPMGPFNPGPFSQGPPSAPPHPGGPPPPQYPPQGWGNAYPQWQPPAPHDPSKAAAAAADPNAAWAAYYSHYYQQPPGPVPGAPPAPTAPPVQGEPPQPPPTGQSDYTKAWEEYYKKLGQQPQQPGAPPQQDYTKAWEEYYKKQAAQVATGAGPAAPPGPQPDYSAAWAEYYRQQAAYYGQTPGAGGPVPPPTQQGQQAQ, encoded by the exons ATGGAG accAGCCAGAGAGCAAAAAAATGGCCCCTCAGCCTGAAC CCATGCCACCACCCCCTCAGCTTGGACCGATCCATCCTCCTCCCAG TCATAGGAAGAGGTGGAGAGCAGATCAACAAAATACAGCAGGACTCTGGATGCAAAGTACAGATCTCACCAG ACAGTGGAGGATTGCCAGAGCGAAGTGTATCTCTCACTGGATCACCAGACTCTGTCCA AAAAGCAAAAATGATGCTTGATGATATCGTATCTCGAGGGCGTGGTGGACCACCGGGTCAGTTCCATGATAATGCCAACGGGCAGAATGGTACAGTGCAGGAAATCATGATCCCAGCTGGGAAAGCTGGTCTGGTGATCGGCAAGGGAGGAGAGACCATTAAACAGTTGCAG GAGCGAGCTGGAGTGAAAATGATTTTAATTCAGGATGGTTCACAAAACACGAATGTAGATAAGCCTCTTCGGATAGTTGGAGACCCTTACAAAGTACAG CAAGCCTGTGAAATGGTAATGGATATCTTACGAGAACGGGACCAGGGAGGCTTTGGTGACAGAAACGAATACGGTTCCAGAATTGGTGGAGGAATAGAT GTCCCTGTGCCTAGGCATTCTGTAGGCGTGGTCATTGGACGCAGCGGtgaaatgattaaaaaaatacagaatgatgCTGGAGTTCGGATACAGTTCAagcaag ATGATGGAACGGGTCCTGAGAAGATCGCCCATATCATGGGTCCTCCTGACAGATGTGAACACGCTGCCCGGATTATCAATGACCTTCTCCAGAGTCTCCGG AGTGGTCCACCAGGTCCCCCAGGCTCAGGAATGCCTCCTGGAGGCAGAGGGCGAGGCAGAGGGCAGGGTAACTGGGGGCCTCCTGGAGGAGAGATGACCTTCTCTATCCCTACTCACAAGTGTGGGCTGGTTATTGGCAGAG GTGGAGAAAATGTAAAGGCCATAAACCAGCAGACGGGAGCCTTCGTAGAAATATCTCGGCAGCTACCACCCAACGGAGACCCTAATTTCAAACTGTTTATCATCCGTGGCTCACCTCAGCAGATCGATCATGCCAAGCAACTGATTGAGGAGAAGATAGAG ggTCCTCTCTGTCCAGTTGGACCAGGACCTGGGCCTGGGGGACCTCCTGGACCAGCACCCATGGGCCCCTTCAACCCTGGGCCTTTCAGTCAAGGGCCACCCAGTGCACCCCCTCA cccTGGAGGACCACCACCTCCACAATACCCACCCCAAGGCTGGGGAAATGCCTACCCTCAGTGGCAGCCTCCTGCTCCTCACGACCCAA gtaaagcagcagcagcagcagcagacccCAACGCCGCCTGGGCAGCCTATTACTCGCACTACTACCAGCAGCCTCCGGGCCCAGTTCCGGGGGCACCGCCAGCCCCCACAGCACCGCCAGTGCAAGGAGAGCCACCCCAGCCGCCCCCCACCGGACAGTCCGATTACACTAAAGCATGGGAGGAATATTACAAAAAACTAG GCCAGCAACCCCAGCAGCCTGGAGCTCCACCACAACAGGACTACACAAAAGCCTGGGAAGAATATTATAAGAAGCAAG cagcTCAGGTAGCTACTGGGGCAGGGCCAGCAGCACCACCAGGACCTCAGCCAGACTACAGTGCAGCCTGGGCAGAATACTACAGACAACAAGCCGCCTACTATGGACAGACACCTGGGGCTGGTGGCCCAGTACCACCACCGACACAGCAGGGACAGCAG GCTCAGTGA